A region from the Cannabis sativa cultivar Pink pepper isolate KNU-18-1 chromosome 9, ASM2916894v1, whole genome shotgun sequence genome encodes:
- the LOC115721731 gene encoding acireductone dioxygenase 1 — protein sequence MAMEAWFMDDSNEHPRLPHRLNPKELLPLDKLAELGVLYWHLNPKNYENDEELRHIRETRGYNYMDLIDIRPEKLENYEEKLKNFYTEHIHGDEEVRYCLEGSGYFDVRDKEDRWIRIWIKAGDLIILPAGIYHRFTLDTSNYIKLMRLFIGEPVWTAYNRPQEEHPARKDYIKNLNEEVGLQYPLEAH from the exons ATGGCGATGGAG GCATGGTTCATGGACGACAGCAATGAACATCCAAGGCTTCCTCACCGTCTCAACCCCAAAGAGCTTCTTCCATTGGACAAATTGGCAG AATTGGGAGTACTGTACTGGCACCTGAACCCCAAAAATTACGAGAATGATGAAGAACTACGCCATATTAGAGAAACCAGAGGTTATAATTACATG GATTTGATTGATATAAGACCTGAAAAGCTGGAGAATTATGAAGAGAAGCTGAAGAACTTCTACACAGAGCACATACATGGTGATGAAGAAGTCCGTTATTGTTTGGAAGGAAGTGGCTACTTTGATGTTAGGGACAAGGAGGACCGTTGGATTAGGATCTGGATTAAGGCTGGTGATCTTATTATCTTACCAGCTGGGATTTACCACAGGTTCACCTTAGACACCTCTAACTACATCAAA TTGATGAGATTGTTCATTGGGGAACCTGTTTGGACTGCATATAATAGGCCACAGGAAGAACATCCAGCAAGGAAGGACTACATTAAGAATTTGAATGAAGAAGTGGGACTCCAATACCCATtggaagctcattaa